GGTGTCAAATCGTGGCGGTCTTGTTTTTGTTGCCATATGCCTCCAATTATACTACACTGCCCCGTACCCGCCGAGCGGCGTTTCTGATGGTAGTTGATGTCGAGAGATCGGCGAGGTGTTGATGAGTTCGTATTCGGTGTCGCTGGCCTGAATCTGGATGTGAACGTGGTTTTGTCCGGCAAAGAATAACCCTTGGCCCACGGGGAAATTGGCGAGGCGTTTTTGCTCTTCCTCGGTTAGTTTGAAGACACTGGAAAGGACATCAACGGCGCTGGTTGACTGCTTGAGCAGCAGCTGCATCGACGAGTTAGCGACGATGGCTCGGCCCATCTTGCTACCCATAAAGTCCTCGACGTCCTGGGTGATGGTCGTGAGACCGAGCTGGTATTTGCGGGCACGCTTGGCGAGAGAAAACAGGAAGTTAGCCGAGTCGTCGTAGCGCATCAGCTGCCAGGCCTCATCGACGATCAACATGCGCCGTTTTTGGTCGGTACGCGTAATGTTCCAGATGTGATTCAGCACAATATACATAGCGATCGGCCGCAGCTCGTCCTCGAGGTCGCGGATATTAAAGACCACCATGGTGTTATTGATATCAATATTTGACTGCTGGCTAAAGATACCAGCGAACGTACCGGAGGTAAACTTGCGCAGCCGCTGAGCGAGGCTTGGCCCGGTGCCACCCATGTGAAGCAGCGTATCGTAGAGGTCGGCAATGGTTGGTGGTGTCGAATGGTGGGTCAACGGGTCGGCGGTGATGCCGACGCGGGCGTAGGTGTCGATCAGCGCCTGGTCAATATCAGCCTCCTCGGCAGCCGTCAGTCCAGCGATAATCTGCCCGCCGGCTGTCGTCTGTGAGCCGCCCAGCATCTGTCGCAACAACCCGTGCAGCGTCACCAAGTTCGCCCTCAGTGCATCGTCCGCCTCATCAGTATCAATCACTCGCGGCAGATCAAACGGATTGATGCGGGTATCGCTGTTGAGGCTGAGTCGAATGTAGCTACCACCAACGGCGTCGGACAGCTTCTGGTATTCGTTTTCTGGGTCGATAATCACAATGTCCGAGCCGAGCATCATGCTGCGCAGTGCCTCCAGCTTGACCGTGAACGACTTACCGGCACCAGACTTAGCGAACACTACCATGTTGGCATTCTCGAGGGAAAAGCGGTCAAAAATCACCAAGCCGTTATTATGCATATTAATACCATATAGCACACCCTTGCCGTCAGTTAGATCGGCCGAGGTAAACGGAAAGCTGGTAGAAATGGCGCCGGTATTCATGTTGCGGCGAACCTGGAGCTGGTCGGTCAGCTGCGGAATGGTGCTATTGAGGCCCTGCTCTTGTTGGGCCGAGGCAACCTTAGAGAACACCAGCTGCTGGCCAAAAATTGTCTCGATCTTGTGCTGGATAAAGTTGAGTTCATCAATACTGTCGGCATAAATCGTGATGTAAAGGCCGAAGCGGAAGAACTTTTCCGAGCCGATCTGTAGCTGATTGCGCAGCTCCTCGGCGTCCTGTAATGCCGCTTCCATCGCTGGGTCGCGCACCTTGCCCTTCTCGGAATTGATGCTAAGGCTGGCCTCGAGCTGAGTCACTTTCTTGCGCAGGTTGTTGAGCACCACCTGGGTATCAACCGGGTAAATGAACATACTGATATCCAGCACCTCGTCGATGTTGATCACCGAGCTGAGCCAACCGGTATATAGCTCGCGTGGATACCCGTAGACGTACATGGTGCGGCCGTACTTTGAGCCGAGGCGGAAATGGTCAGACTTGAGCTCGAGGCTGCTTGGGGCAATAAAATCGCGCAAGGTCCTCACGCCGGTGAGAAATGCTTGCTCAACCTCGGCCTGCTCGCGAGCCCGCTGTTGGGCGGCGATATCAATGGCGTCTAGCTTCTTTTTCCTAGCCATGTCGTACTCCTCCATATCCATGTGGCGATTCGCCTCGTCCCTTGCGAACATAGGTCGTTGCTAGTTCATCGGCGCCGACACTCAACGGTTGTTGCGGTGCCACGTCAGGGTTGTATGAACTGTAGAATAATTCGCCCAGCTGTTTGGTATTAAGCTGCGAACTCTTTACGCCCATCTGAAACAGCCCACTCATTACTGAATCAACTCGGTTCTTAATTTCATCCTTGGCCTTCTCGTAGGCGGTCTGCTCGATCTTGGTGACGACATTGTCTTTCTTGCCACCAAAAAAGCTATCGAACAGACCCTTGGCCTGCTGCTTGATAACTTGCATATCGCCGCTTTGATAATACGGTACAACGATATAAAAATCTTTATCCATAATATTGGCCTCTTGGGCAAGGACGTCGATAAAGTTGATGTAATCGTCCATCAGCACATTCAGAAGCATATTGTCTTGGTTACGGCGAATGTCAACGAGGCGGTCGATGTATGGTCCGATGTCGACGCGTCGTGAGCGAATGAGCACTTGAACCGGAAAATATAACGAGTTAAGGAAGTTTTGGTAGCTAAATTCAATTCCCTCCCGCTCGCGACCACTCATCAAGTCAAAGTTAATCGACTGACACTGGATGACTGCCCGAAAGCTGCCGTCATTCATGATAATCATGTTCTCGCGCATCTCAGAAAATAGCAGCGTATTCTGGGCGCTGGTCGGGCCTTTTTGTTGAGGTTTTGCCTGGCTAGTCGGCTGCTTGGTGGGCTGTTGCGGGGCTGGCTGTGGCTGGTTGGACTCGGGTACGGGCGGCAAGTTGGGGGTTGGTTGTGCCGCGGGTTGCGTGCTTGGCGTCGGCTGGGTTAGTGCTTGTGTTTGCGATTGCGATGGTGGCAGCGGGCTGAATTGATCAGGAAACTGAGCGTACGGTGAGGTTGGTTCTGCGGAGACTGGGTCAGGCCCAGAGGCAATGACCCCTGGCATGGTCGGCGGATTTGACGGTGCACCAAACTGTGGTGCAGTGGCTGCATCTGGTGGATAGTGATATGGTTGCTGTTGCTGATCTGGTTGCATAGACATCCCACCTAGTGAAGCGAAATCACGACTTCCTTATCATGTTCTTTTTGGATGCGACCGGCCTCTCGTTGGAGCGAGGCGACCGATAGATCGCTGTGATTACGCGCTAAGTCCATTATAGCAGGCGAGACGGGTGCTGTGCTAGGGGGCGTCTGGTCGGCGTGGGCCGTCGCGGTCGTCTGCTCGCTGATGGGCGTGATGATGGACTGCTGCATAGTTGGATAGGGGTCGAAGGTCGAGGGTTGCGGCGAGAGGGCTTGGTCGTCTTGGGTAGTCGGGGTGGTTTGGGCTCGCTGCATTTGCTGGACGATGTCATCATGACGCTTTTCGTCGGCCCGCTCAATGAGTGTTTCAAAGGCGCGGGCTGTCTTACTGCTTGGATCAAGCGGGTCTTGGGCAGTCTGGGCCTCGTTGTACCAATCCGCCTGCATCGAGCTGTTCATCACCGAGCTGTTTGGATTATCGACACCGCGCACCGACCAACCGTGCGTGTCCACCAGTGTCGCCAGATACGACAGCCGGCGATTGACCTCGGCCTGGTCATACCCCTTGCCGTATTGCTTTTCCTCAACCCGCGGGGCGATCACCTCGACCATTCGCTCAATGCCATCGGCTCGCCACAGTCGTTGTTTGGGTTTGAGGATGAACGAAATAACCGCTGCGAGGTAAACCTCCATCGGCTGATCCTTGCGCAGCGGCAAGGCTAACGCTCCGAAAAACAGTGCAACCGGCACCGGGATAATCGCCAGCGGCGGCAGCACCGAGAACAGTCCCCACGCCAGCGCAACCATGCCGATCGCGACGATCAAGAAAATAAACTGCTTGAAACTAAACGGCCCGAGCAGCTTGTCTTCAGCTTCCACATCCTGAGGAACTTTGTAGACGGCCATTAGGTATTATTATAGCAGATTTTGAATGCCTTTGAGGGCGTCTTCTTGCTCGCCGCTATATCGCCCAGCGTAGTTTCGGTGTGTGAGAATAGTGGTGATACTCTTGTTAAGCTTTTTCTTTGCCTCAGGGGTTAACTGTGCAGCAATATTGTACTTTTGCATCATATCAAGCGTATCCTCAAGGAACACCGCGTCACTTGCCAGGGCCTTATCAGCGCTTAGCTTACCTTTCTCAAAGGCTTTTATCATATTGCGCACCTTGAAGGCGTCACCGGTATCCTTGATAGCATTGGCCTGTATATCAACACACTCTGATCCACCTAGCCACCATGGTCGTGCACTATTGTTTTTCAGCGCAACACCAAGCTCCTGAGCGAGGTCGTCTGTTAGGTTGTTCATCTGCACGTTGCTGAGCATATCGAGTAGTGGTTTAGCACCACGACTGCTTGCGATCTTGCGACCAGCCGCATTCCTGATATCGTCGGTTGCTGGGATATTGCCAACAGCATTGCCACCGATGAGGCTTACTGTATCGGCATCGCTCACATTGCTGCCGTTAAGGATAGCAGTAGCGTTCTTAACCGATTCCTCATAGGCAGCACTCACTGTTTGAGCAGCAGCGGCAGCAGCGCGCCGTGATCCAAGGTCATCACTCATACCTGGAATTGATGCATAGTAGGCGTCCTCAATACCACCGGCAGCTGATCGAAGTGCTGCGCCGGTATCTTCATCACGCATGGCGCGGGCGAACTGATCATTAAGGACACGATCGATACCACTCTTACGCAAACCTTGAACCGCTAGAGTTTGATGTGAATCACGTGCTCGTTGTATAGCTTCTTGGACTGCGGTGTTATCGGCAACACCTTCCGGCAACTCCCCGTGTCCAGTTTGAAGCGCCGTAAAGCGATTGTCGAGCACCTGTTTCTCAGCATCAACCATCTGACGAATGGACCGTGATTGGAAATCCTGAATGATAGCCGCCTGGTTGGTGCTTTGATGTGCGTTCCATGCCGACTGCAGCTTCCCTTCGACAATATTTTTATCTTCTCCAACAGAGCGCCTGAACTGATCAATCTTAGCATAGGAATCAGTCCCCTTTCGTATAACATCAGATTGATCTTGCAACTCTTTGAGCCTATCCTTACGATTTTGTGATGACTGCGCCAGCCTGCGTCGCCATGCCGTTGGGGTAAATTTGCTGTCTGGACGTTTGTTGAGTTTTTTGTGTTTCGTAATCTCGCTTTGCTCTTTTGCCCAGTTCTTAGATCGGTCGAATAATCCCTTACTGCGGTCGTTGACGAGACCGGTGAATTTGCCAAGGAGTCCGCCGCCCAACTTAATCATCAACGGCGTTAGGGCGAGTGGCGCGATCTGGACCGCCATACCGAGGATATACATCACTGCCCCGTTCGGACCCGCGGCGTTTTGCATAATGACTGAGCCCGCCAGCTGTGCCCCACCGAAGGCTGCCGCAAACCCCGGGAAGAATATCAACATCGTCAAGAAGATATCCTTCCACTTATCAAACCACTTTTCTGTGCCTGGCAACAAGTAAGCCACAAAAGCCAGCGGTGAAATGATGATCAAAATAACAATTAACGCCTGACGGGCGGCCATAATGATAACAACGAGAAGAATAACGAGTCCAATGCCACACAAAAGCGGCACAATAAAAGGAAGCAGCTCGGCCCGCATGACGATTCCCGCAGCCAGTGCCGCACCGCCAGCAGCACCTCCCAAAATCTGGAAAGTGACCTCTTGCCAGGTCATTGGTTCAGACGCTGGCGCAGATCCGCCCAGGGTGGCGACCGTGTTACGAATATTCATGAACATGTCCTGGAGCGCACTTCCGGCGATATTTGATAGGTCGAGGAGGATGGCGCAGACGTGGAACGACAAATTAACTAGTATCGCCGCGACAATCAACCGAGGCAACATCTTTTTGATGCCATAATTGGAGATGCCCATAGAAGTAACTTGTGAATAAATAATGACTATGAACATGATGATAAAGATACCGTTGGCAATGTTGCGAACGATATTCCAAGCCAGAAAGATGCCACTAGTCTGATTGCCCGTCTGAAGTGGTGGCACCACGAGGAAGCTTTTGAGCACCCCAAACATCCAGTCGATGGAGCTAGCTAACCACGCCGAAACAGGACAAAGGATCCAGCCGATGCCGCCAGCAACCTCACACGAAGACGCAGAGTTTTGGCTCGGTGGGTCAATTGATAGTGTGGTCGATTCTTTTTTTGTGTAAGTGTTTGGCGCAGTGTACGTGAATGTCGTTAGGGACACCGAGGTCATCGATCCGAGGTCGCCTGTTGACGGAAAGTGAATGATGCGAACGTCTTGATTATTGGCTACAGTTTTCTTTGACATGTAGACCACTTGGTCAGACCCTAAGTTAAGGGCCTTTAGTTTGTCGACGTCGGAAACTCGCTCAAATGTCTCGTTGTCGTAAGATATTTTGCTACTATCCCACTTTGCGTCCGCCGCCAACGCCTGGCCCGAGGTTACGACCGTACTCAAAAAAACACTGACTAGGAGGCCCACCGCCAGCAATATAAACCGTTGCAACCATCGCATCGACGATCGCCCTTGTGAACGTAACCACTCCATTACCGACAATGGTAGCATTTTTACAGAGAAAAGTCAATAGTTTTTAGCTGGCGGTAGGTGGATTGCTGTTTCGATTATTGCGATTATTTTGATTATTTGGCGGTGCTGAAGGCGGGGATTGTGGTGGAGCTGGCCCTCTGCCTGTTCCGGCGACGAATGTTCGTCCCGTTGGGGTGTCTGACGGAATTGCTTCGGTAATATTGTTTGATGGTGCAGTATCGTGAGGTATTCTGATCTCATTAGTTCCTGTGCCGCCGTTTCGTATATTCTCAAACTCGGCACGAGTGCTGCCTGATATTGAAGTATTAATGCGCTTATTATCCAGCACTGAGGCTGCCCGTTCGGCAGAAATACCAACCATCCTCTGGCCTCCCTTGGTAAACTCGGTTTCACCAGCAATCTTAACTGCACCAGATGCCTGTCGTGCTAATTTTTCATCGCTTAATCCGTTAAGCCCCTGGGCGGTCAACTCAGCCATTTGTTGCTGGCTAAAGCTAACTGAATTTGCACCATGTTGCTCCATTTGATCAATGGCGTTCGTACCCATCTCGAACAGCCCCGCGTGGTACTCCTGCATACTGGTAAGCGTTTCTGCCATGCGGCGATTGCTAATAGTTCCACCACCCTGAAGGTAATCATACATCTGCTGGGCGCCGTGCTTGCCGGTTGATGCCATTTTTTTGAAAGCAAGATGTTTCAGTGCTTCGTTGTTACCTGCGCCCCTCAATGCAGCAGCTGCATCACCGTTGTATTGATAATCAAGCAGACGCTTTGCTGTCTCGCGCTCTTCGTCATCAACGGCATCTTGACCTTCGGCAGCCAGTCTCCTACCCAAATCTCCTCCGACCCATCGATTGTTTGTTAACTCACTTTTGTTAGCTTTATCGTTAAGATCAGACATCCGATTTCTCCATATGTGATCTATAAGCCCGTCACCCTTCCAGGCCCCGGCTCGTATAAGCTTTTTGCGGCGTGCTATTTGCTTCTTGCGAAAATCTTGCATCTGACCAAGTCGTGAATTGGCATACCTATCTTTTGCCCAGTTTTTGGCGCTGCCACCGAGGCCACCGAGGCGACCGCCGGCGTTGTTGATGTGCTGGCCGATTGCCCCGGCGACGTCGATGGCTTTTTTGAGGACACTCCACACGGCGATGAGCGGCAGGACTTTGATTAGCTCACCAACAATTTGCATGACCGTATTATCAGCATCTGTAGCTCCCGCTTTAACAATTGATCCTGCCAATATACCACCGCCGAATAGCAACCCAACGATTGGAAAGACCATGAGTAGCCCCACAAAGGTTGAGCGCCATTTGCTAAAGAATTTTTCGGTGTTTGGTAGCAGAAAGGCAACAAAAGCTAGCGGTGAGATAACGATAAGGATGACGATGAGAGCCTTGCGGGCAATCAACAGGGCGGCAATAGTCACCATTACGACCAGTCCGGAAACAAGCGCTCCGATCAGAACCGCGAGAGCGAGAACTGCGGCCGTAGCCCCAGCGAGGACGGTTAATGCTATACCTCCCCAGGTTTCGCCTCCCTGTCCTGACTTTAGGACACTATTAGCAGCACTAATACCGTCACCGATACCACCCAGGCCTGCTCGCAGGCCGTAGCCAAGGATATTAGATAAGTCAACGGCAATTTGACAGATGTAAATTGATAAATTTACCAAGATTGCGGCGATGATGAGCCGTGGCAGCATCTTTTTAATGCCGTAGTTTGAGATGCCAAAGCCGGTGAGCTGAGAGATGATGATTGCTAAGAACATAATGATGAACGCACCATTGGCAATGTTACGCATGATCCCCCAAGCTGCCTGTACCTCACCTCCAGAGGCAAGGCCCGGCTCAATCTTTAGGAAGTTGTCGGCGATCATGGCGAAAGCCGCGTCTGCTATACGTGCCATAAAATTAATCACCGGGCAAACAAGCCAGCCGAGCTCCTTAACGGCGCAGTCGGGTCTGTCACTACTACCGTTCTCGCTCTGACCAGAGGGGGTGTCGGCGCTTATATTAGAAAGAGAGCTTTTTATATCATCTTCAGAATACCCTGATTGTTTTTTCAGACAATCAACATATTCACTAGAGTTTGCCACGTTGCCACTTGATGGCAGCTTATCCTTACAGGCACTCATCCAGCTGTCAACTTGTTGTTTACATATTTGCTCCGCTGGCCCTCCGGCGCCTCCGCCACTTTTCTCAATACATTTTTTTAGGAGGGCGTCATAAACGGCCTTGCG
The window above is part of the Candidatus Saccharibacteria bacterium oral taxon 488 genome. Proteins encoded here:
- a CDS encoding DUF87 domain-containing protein yields the protein MARKKKLDAIDIAAQQRAREQAEVEQAFLTGVRTLRDFIAPSSLELKSDHFRLGSKYGRTMYVYGYPRELYTGWLSSVINIDEVLDISMFIYPVDTQVVLNNLRKKVTQLEASLSINSEKGKVRDPAMEAALQDAEELRNQLQIGSEKFFRFGLYITIYADSIDELNFIQHKIETIFGQQLVFSKVASAQQEQGLNSTIPQLTDQLQVRRNMNTGAISTSFPFTSADLTDGKGVLYGINMHNNGLVIFDRFSLENANMVVFAKSGAGKSFTVKLEALRSMMLGSDIVIIDPENEYQKLSDAVGGSYIRLSLNSDTRINPFDLPRVIDTDEADDALRANLVTLHGLLRQMLGGSQTTAGGQIIAGLTAAEEADIDQALIDTYARVGITADPLTHHSTPPTIADLYDTLLHMGGTGPSLAQRLRKFTSGTFAGIFSQQSNIDINNTMVVFNIRDLEDELRPIAMYIVLNHIWNITRTDQKRRMLIVDEAWQLMRYDDSANFLFSLAKRARKYQLGLTTITQDVEDFMGSKMGRAIVANSSMQLLLKQSTSAVDVLSSVFKLTEEEQKRLANFPVGQGLFFAGQNHVHIQIQASDTEYELINTSPISRHQLPSETPLGGYGAV
- a CDS encoding PrgI family protein, with protein sequence MAVYKVPQDVEAEDKLLGPFSFKQFIFLIVAIGMVALAWGLFSVLPPLAIIPVPVALFFGALALPLRKDQPMEVYLAAVISFILKPKQRLWRADGIERMVEVIAPRVEEKQYGKGYDQAEVNRRLSYLATLVDTHGWSVRGVDNPNSSVMNSSMQADWYNEAQTAQDPLDPSSKTARAFETLIERADEKRHDDIVQQMQRAQTTPTTQDDQALSPQPSTFDPYPTMQQSIITPISEQTTATAHADQTPPSTAPVSPAIMDLARNHSDLSVASLQREAGRIQKEHDKEVVISLH